The region GCAACTGCTTCAGGGATATGTACATGATATGGGTGCGGCAATGATGGATGGTGTTAGTGGTAATGCAGGCTTATTTGGTAATTCTAACGATATTGCTAAAATGATGCAAATGTATTTACAAGATGGTTATTATGGCGGTAAACGTTATTACGAGTCGAAAACACTACATAAATTTAACCATAGATATTTTGAGACAGATAGTGTACGGCGTGGTTTAGGTTTTGATAAGCCACAATTAAATCCTAAAGTTCAGGCAAGTAGTAAATATGCTTCAAAAAACAGTTTTGGTCATTCGGGTTTTACAGGAACATACACTTGGGCAGATCCGGATACAGGGATATTATATGTGTTTCTGTCTAACAGAGTTTATCCAACGATGGCAAATAATAAAATTGCAGACCAAAATATTAGAACACGTATTCATGATATAATTTATGAAGCTATTGTGGAATAATTAGTGTTGTTATGCAGGTAATAGGTTAAAACTATTTATTATAATAAGTTAACGCCGGCAGATATATAAGCATTGAGTTGCGTGTTTTTAATGTCTAGTTCTGTAACAACCGTATCAATATCTTTTAAATTGCATACATCATACCCTTGTCTTAAATTTAATTTGTTAGATGTTGTAAGGTACACAATGTGGTCTGCAGCTTTTATCATTGCTTTTTTTATTAGCGAGACTTCGTAACCTTCATCTGTAACTCCTGTTTGTAAATCTAAACCACTTACTCCCATAAAGCAAAGATGAGCCCTAATGTTAGATAAGAATTGAATAACATCTATACCTATGGTAACCATGGAATTTTTGTGAATTTTTCCGCCAATAAAAATGGTTTCTACTAAAGGGTGTTCTGTCAGTTGCATAGCAATAGGAAGGCTGTAAGTGTAAACTGTAAGTTTTAAATGTTTAGGAAGTAGTTTGGCAAGCATTAAATTTGTTGTGCCACCACTAATAATAATAACCATATTGTTATGTATAAGTGTGCTGGCTTTTTGAGCAATTGTAATTTTATTTTCTCTGTTGTAAATTACATCTTCATTATAATGATAGAGTTTTTGAACATTTGACATGGCTCCGCCGTGAACTTTTGTTATTAGCCCTTTTTCATGAAGTTCTTTTATATCTCGTCTTATAGTGTCTTCAGAAACATCAAGCGTTTCAGATAAAAAACGAGAACTTACTTTTCGGTTTATGCTTATTTGATCGATTAGTTTTCGATGCCTCTCTTTTTTCTTCATGAATTTTTTTTCAAAAATAATATTAATAAAATTCTCTTGCGAATTTATAGTTTAATATATGCAATTTTTTGCAATTTTAAAACACAAAACAGGCATTTTGTTTTTAGAATTGAATATATTTGAAAGGATGTGCTAATTTTAATAAGCTTTTATAAGATATGAATACTTCAAATAGACTTGTAGCATTAGATGTGTTAAGGGGCATAACTATTTCATTTATGATTCTAGTTAACACTCCAGGGAGTTGGAGTTATGTGTATTCACCACTAAGGCATGCGGACTGGCATGGGTGTACACCAACAGATTTAGTTTTTCCTTTCTTTCTATTTATTGTAGGGGTGTCTGTTTGGTTTTCTTTTTCTAAATATAACTCAAAGGTATCTAAAGGTTTGGTTTTAAAAGTGATAAGAAGAGCCGTTATAATTTTCTTATTAGGTTTATTTCTTAATTTATTTCCGTTTTTCGATGTCGAGAACGTAAGAATTTATGGTGTGTTACAGCGTATTGCAATTGCCTATGGTGTTGCAGCAATATTGTGTTTAGCTTTTAGCAAACAGACATTAATTTATGTGTTATGCGGTATTTTGCTTGGTTATTGGGGGTTATTGTATTTTGGAGCAGAAACCAATCCTTATACGTTGCAGGATAATGTAGTAAGAGCGTTTGATTTGTTTTTAGTTGGAGAGAATCATATCTATAAAGGCTTTGGGATTCCGTTTGATCCAGAAGGATTGTTGTCTGCTATACCTGCTATAGGCACGGTAATACTTGGGTATTTAATTGGCGGGGTTGTTAGTGAACATGAATCTTTACTGTTTAAAATAAGAAAACTATGTTTATTAGGATTTGTGCTTGTATTAATGGGAGTTGCTTGGAATTTTGTTTTTCCTATTAACAAAGCATTATGGACTAGCTCTTATGTGCTTTATACAGCGGGTTTGGCCATATTATTATTAGCTGCTCTCTTGCTAATTATAGATTATAAAGGTTACGGTAAATGGTTTAAACCGTTTGTGCATTTTGGGACCAATCCTTTATTTATTTTTGTGTTTTCGGGTTTATATGTAAAAACTATAAGTTATTTAATTCAGGTTCCTGCTGGAGCACATGGTGAAAAAATTTCTGGGTATAAATATTTATATGAACATATTTTTGCAGATTTTGCTGGAAACATGAACGGTTCCTTACTCTTTGCTTTAGTACACATCATATTATTTTGGTTTATCTGCTTTGTACTTTATAAGAATAAAATATTCGTAAAAATATAGCTGTTTAAGTGTTTTATTAATGTATTTGTGCTTTTTTTCAGGTTTAAGTGTTAAAACTTGCAGTTTTTTAATGTAAAACTGCAATTTTATTGCATAATTTTTCTACATTTAGTGCAATAACTTAAATAATAGCTAATATGAAAAATTATTGTATTCAATTGATCACTATTGTGGTGTTGTTTTTTGCGCAGAGTGCGTTTGCGCAATTAGTAACGGTATCTGGTAATGTTGCAGAGAAGGGGGCAGATATGCCTTTGGCCGGGGTTAGTGTTGTAATTGAGGGAACATCTAAGGGGGCTATAACCGATTTTGATGGAAATTTCTCAATTCAAGCAGATGCTACAGCAGGCAAAACACTTAAATTTAGTTTTATGGGGTTTAAATCTGTTTCTATTCAATTAACAGGTGGAGATCAAACTATAAATCTTGCTATGGAAGAAGATGCCACAAGTTTAGATGAGGTTGTAGTTACTGCCTTAGGGATTAAACGTGAAAAAAAATCTTTAGGGTACTCTATAACTAAAGTTGGAGGTGATGATATTGCAGAAGTTAAAACTGTAAGTGCAGTAAATTCTTTACAAGGAAAAGTTGCAGGGGTAAATATTTCTACTGGTAGTGGAGGGGCTTCGTCTTCTAGTAGAGTGGTTATTCGTGGGGCAAGTTCTTTAACAGGAGATAACCAGCCTTTATATGTTGTAGATGGAATACCTATTATTAATAATACAAGTAGTTCTGTGGTTGGTCCAACAAATGATGGAACCGGAGATGGAGGAGACGATATATCGTCTATAAATCCAGACGATATTGAATCTGTATCTGTGTTAAAAGGGAGTTCTGCGGCAGCTTTATATGGCTCTTTAGCCTCTAATGGTGTTATTATGATTACAACTAAATCCGGTAAAGGACAAACTGGCTTAGGGGTAGAATATTCAAGCTCTTTTACTTTTGATAGAATAAATACAGGCTTGCAAGATATGCAAACGAAATATGGACAAGGTGTAAATAATTTAAAGCCTGGTTATGAATACGATGATAATGGAAATGCAATAGAGATGAGTGAAGAAGATGCTATTAACGATTCTTATGCCTACACATTACAATCTTGGGGAGCATTAATGGATGGTTCGTTAGTGTATAATTGGGATGGTGAAAAAAGACCATATTCTTATCAAGGAAGTAATTTAGATAAATTTTACGATACTGGTACAACGGCAGTAAACACATTAGCATTAACCAAAGGTGGAGATGGATATAATTACCGCTTTTCTATGACTAATTTAGATAATAAAGATATTTTTCCAGGTACGACTTTAAATAGAAAATCATTTTCTTTAAATGCTTCTGCTAAAATCAATCCTAAATTAACGTCAACAATCAATGCAAAATATATGATTGAGAAGACTCACAATCGTATTAATTTAGGAGATACACCTGGTAATGCCAATACTGTTGCTTATGTTTTACCAGGAAGTTTGGATATTAATGATCTTAAACCTGGATCTAATGAAGATGGTACAGAACTTTCATTTCAACCAAGTGAATTTATTACAAATCCATATTGGGTAGTTAACAATTTTAATAATGATGATCAGAAAAATAGATTTACAGGTTCTACAGTGTTGCAATACGATGTAACAGATTGGTTGTATATATTAGGAAGAGCAGGTATAGATACTTATGATTTGTCTAGAACAAATGTTACGCCATTTGGAACAGCGTATCAACCTGCAGGACAGATGACGCAAAGTAAGTCTACGTATACATCTGTAAATTCAGATCTTATGGTTGGAATTGAAAGACCAATTACAAGTAAAATATCTTCTAACTCTATTTTTGGTGCAAATTCAAGAACAAATACTTTTGAGCAATTATCTGCAACAGGATATAATTTTATTGTTGAAGGTTTAGAAGATTTAAATAATACTACTTTACCTGTTCCAACAAACAGTTATTATAAAACAAAAACAAATTCTCTTTATGGTTCTGTAGAGTTAGATTACGAAAAGTTTTTATACCTAACATTTACAGGAAGAAACGACTGGTTTTCAACCTTATCTTATCCAGGGAAAGATACACCTAATAACGATTTTTATTGGTCTTTAAGTAGTAGTTTGTTGTTAAGCGATTTGTTAACATTACCAGATGCATTTAATTATACTAAAGTTAGAGCAAGTTATGCACAAGTAGCTGGTGGTGCAAGTGATGCGTATTCACTTAATTTAGATTACGCCATATCTGGTTCTTTTCAAGGGCAATCTTACGGTGCGATAAACAGTACCTCTATACCTAATCCAGATTTAACCCCATTTCAAAAAACAGAATATGAATTTGGATTAGAGTCTAATTTCTTTAATAACCGCTTAGGAATCGATTTTGCATATTATAGTAATAAAACCACAAATGATATTGTTACAGCATCTGCTTCAGAAGCTTCAGGATATTCATCTGCAATATTAAATATTGGTGAGTTATCTAATAAAGGTGTAGAATTTTTAATTCGAGGAACACCAGTACAAACAGAACATTTCTCTTGGAATACATCTTTTAACATGGGGTATAATGATAGTGAAATTGTACATACAGACGATGAAAATACCTCTATTAACGTAGACGGAAGTGAGTCGCGTTCTGGAACAGCAATTATTGCACATATAGTTGGCGAAAATTATGGTGTAATATATGGGTCTTCTTATGAGAGAGATAATGATGGTAATATTGTTTACGATAATACGGGTAGTATTCCTAAACCTGTACAGGGTGAAAACAAAATATTAGGTCAAGGTGTAGCACCATATACATTAGGATTTCATAATTCATTTAAATATAAAAATGTGTCTTTAAGCTTCTTAGTCGATGCTAAGTTTGGTGGTAGTGTGCATTCTGGTACAAACAGAGAATTAATGATGAGAGGGTTGCATAAGAAAACTTTAAGAGGACGTGAAGACGGGTTAGTAGTTTCTGGTGCAGATAGCGAAACTGGTGAGTTGTTTTCTACTACAGTGGCTCCAGAAAATTTAAGATTTTTCTATGGATATATTGGTGCCGAAAGTGCAGGTATAGCAGAAGAATTTGTATACAGTACAGATTTTGTGAAATTTAGAGAGTTAAGTTTATCGTATAACATGTCTAAAGATATTTTGTCTAGTGTTTTTATAAACGAACTACGATTTTCTTTAATAGCTAGAAACTTATTTTACATCTATAAAGTTATAGATAATGTCGATCCAGAAGCTTCTTTAAATAATCTTAACTCACAAGGTATAGAGCGTTTTGGAGTGCCTTCAACCCAAAGTTTAGGTTTTTCTGTAAATATTAAATTTTAAAAAAAACACAAAATGAAAAAAATACTTATTTTATTAGCGGTAGTTGCAATATTTGGATCGTGTGATGAAGGTTTTGATGAACTTAATGTTAATCCCACAACTGCAACAGATTTAGATCCATCAACTAAATTAACATATATTCAATTATATACAGGCGGGAGTAGTTATGTTGCTACTTTGTTTTATGATGTAATTCATTTAATGCAAAATGTACAGCATCTTAATGCCACTTCTTATGTCTCTTTCTTATATCAAGAAGGAAGTACAAATCACTTTTTTGAAGAACAGTACCCAAACACAGTTAAAAATTTAATCGATTTAGAAACCGCTTTAGCCTCTAGTGAATCTTCTACAGCAGAAGTAGACTTAGCAATAGCAAGCGTGCAAAAGGTGCTTATTTTTAGTAGAATTACAGACCTGTATGGTGATATACCTTATACCGAAGCAGGTTTAGGTTATATAGAAGGCATACGTTTTCCTACATACGATTCTCAATCTGATATCTATTTTAGCATGTTGGAAACTTTAGATAGCGCTGCAACGGTATTAAGTGCAGGTGGAGAAAGTTCTTATGGCTCTGCAGACTTGTTATATGGTGGCGATACTACTAAGTGGAAAAAATTTGCAAATTCTCTTATGTTGCGTTTGGCAATGCGAATGGTAAAAGTAGATAATAGCGCTGCACAAGAGTGGGCAACAAAAGCTATAAGCGGTGGAGTTATGAGTAGTAACGATGATATTGCTTATGTACAATATGAAGATAATGCAGACGATTCTGGACCAAATGTAAATCCGCTTACAAAGTCTTTTTCCTCTAGAGCAGATGCTCAATTAAAAATTTCAGCAACACTTATGGATTATATGAAAGATAGAAACGATCCTAGAGTGTCTGTATTATTCTCAACAATTGATGGCGATACGTCTTTCGATTTACAATCGGGTCAGGATATAAATGATGATACTAGAGGTACTGCTAATTCTAAACCAAATATTAATATTTTCGGCGGTAGTGGTATTGTTATTTACGATGCTCCCTTATTCTATCAAACATATGCTGAAGTTGAATTTATGGTTGCAGAAGCAGCAGAACGTTGGGGACTTGGCGATGGCGATGTAGAGGCGCATTACAATGCGGGAGTAACGGCTGCAATGGACTATTTGTCTATGTATGGCAATGGGGTTGTTAGTATTACAGCAGATCAAATTAATACGTATTTAGAAGCAAATCCATTTGATGAATCTCAAGCATTAAAAATGATAAATGAGCAATATTGGATAGCAACTTTTGGAAATGGAATTGAAACTTTCTCAAATTGGAAACGATCTGGATATCCAGAATTGGTTGCTGCAGATGTAGCAGATTTATTAACAGGAGGCGAAATACCAAGAAGATTTCCCTACCCAAGTTCAGAAGAACTAAATAACCCAGACGCGGTTGCAGCGGCAATAGCAGCTCAAGGAGGCGATGGACTTCTAGATAGAACTTGGTGGGATGTAGAGTAATAAATTAAGGATTTAAAAATAAAAACTATTAATACTTAAGGTTAATAATATTCATGGTTTGTTTATAATTAATAGTTTAGGTGAGAGAAATTGGTTACTTCTCTCACCGTTTTTTAAATCTTATAAAATCAAAAAAATAGTACTTAATTTTTTTAAAAAACAGATAATAAAATGTACTTAGTTCTTAACTCTTTAAAGGTGTTTAATATATGAGCGCAACACTTATTTTGTTAGTAATAGCCTTGTATTTTGTGGTTTTACTTGTTATCTCTCATGTTGTTTCCAAAAACACTAGCGACGATTCTTTTTATACCGGAGACAGAAAGTCGCCTTGGCAAATTGTAGCATTTGGGATGATAGGTGCTGTACTTTCCGGGGTTACATTTGTATCTATACCGGGAATGGTTGGGACTAACTATTTTTATTATTTACAATTTGTGTTTGGAAATGTTGTAGGGTATGTGTTTATAACATACGTGCTTGTACCTATTTATTACGATCTAAAATTAGTGTCTATTTATTCTTATTTAGAATCACGTTTTGGTATTAAATCATATAAAACAGGCTCACTATTTTTTTTAATTTCCCAATCTTTTGGTGCTGCATTGCGGCTATTGCTTGCAGCTAAAATTTTACAGTATGCGGTATTCGATGCTTTTCATATACCATTCTTTGTTACTGTACTTATTATATTGATTTTAATCTGGTTATACACTCATAAATCTGGAATTAAAACTATAGTATGGACAGATACTCTACAAACCTTTTTCTTATTACTAGCTGTTGGTGTTACAATTTATGTAGTTAAAAACGCACTAAACATGAATCTTGTAGAGACTACTTCTGCGGTAATGAATCATAGGTATTTTAAAATTTTTAATTGGGATTTTAATTCAGGAAGCAACTTTTTTAAGCAATTTATTTCTGGCGTATTAATCGCTGTTGCTATGGTTGGTTTAGATCAAAATATGATGCAAAAAACGCTAACATGTAAAAACAAAAATGAAGCACAACGCAATATTTTAACCTTTAGTTTAGTGTTGGCTGTAACACAATTTTTGTTTTTAGGATTAGGCGTTTTGTTATATATGTATGCTCAAAATTTCGGAATACAATTGGAAGTGGAAAACGGAAAATTTATTAATACAGATACGTTGTTCCCTATGTTGTCTTTAAATCACTTCGGAACCATTGCTAGCTTAAGTTTTATATTAGGAATTACAGCAGCATCATTCTCAAGTGCAGATTCTGCTTTAACTGCTTTGACAACCTCATTTACTCACGACTTTTTAGATATTCAACATGAAAATTCTAAAGTGAAAAAAGCATTAAAGAACCGAGTATTATTTGGTTTTTCTGCAGTTATTTTTACAATAATTATGGTGTTTTCTCAAAGTAAAGGAAATGTAATTTCATTAATATTTAAGGTAGCAGGATATACTTATGGTCCCTTATTGGGATTATATATGTTGGGCATTTTTAGTACACTAAAAGTAAAGGACTCAGCAGTTCCTTTTATATGTGTGCTCATGCCTGTAGTTACCTATCTTTTAAATCATTATTTTATTCTTTGGTTCGATTTCGATTTCGGATTCATGAACATTTTTGTTAATGCTTTTTTAACAGTAATATGTTTAATCCTTTTTCGGGATAAAAAAAATATAAATTAAATTGAAACATGCTGAGTATGAAAAATAAACTAACAACAGAGCAAGCATCAGACTATAATAATTTAGAAAAAATGAGCACTAACGAGTTGCTTAGTAGTATGAATGTTGAAGATAAAACAGTGCCTTATGCTTTGGAACGAGCTGTGCCTGCTATTGAAAAATTGGTTGATGTTATACATGAAAAAATGAAAGCTGGCGGACGATTATTTTATATAGGAGCAGGTACTAGTGGCCGGTTAGGTGTGTTAGATGCTTCTGAATGTCCACCAACTTATGGTGTGCCTGACGATTGGGTAATTGGATTAATAGCTGGCGGAGATATCGCACTTAGAAAAGCCGTAGAGAATGCCGAAGATAATACCGATTTGGCCTGGGAAGATCTAAAAAAATACAATATTACAGATAAAGATGTATTAGTTGGTATCGCGGCATCTGGCACAACACCATATGTTATAGGTGGTGTACAAAAAGCTAAAGCACATAATATAATTACCGGTTGTGTAACTTGTAATGCAGATTCCCCATTGTCCCTAGAGGTAGATTATCCTATAGAAGTAGTTGTTGGACCTGAATTTGTTACAGGAAGTACAAGAATGAAAGCTGGTACAGCTCAAAAATTAGCCTTAAACATGATCTCTACAACTGTCATGATAAAACTTGGTCGTGTAAAAGGGAATAAAATGGTTAATATGCAATTGTCTAATAAAAAACTGGTAAAACGGGGTGTTAAAATGATTGTTGACGAACTCGGGATTGATGAGAAGTTGGCTAAAACATTATTGCTAAAACATAACAGTGTAAGAAATGTAATTAACGAATTTAATAACTCTAGTTATGAATAAAATGTTCATCATTGGTGTATTACTCTTAACTTCATTAGGGTTTTTTCCAAATCCATATAACATTGAGAGCAAAAGCCCTAAAGAAAAATGGGTAGATAGTATATACAATAGTATGTCTTTACAAGAAAAGGTTGGGCAATTATTCATGGTAGCGGCATATTCTAATAGGCCTAAAAGCCATGTCGATTCCATTCAAAATTTAATAAAGAAAAATGGCATTGGCGGCTTAATTTTTTTTCAAGGAGGTCCTGTGCGTCAAGCTAAATTAACAAATACCTATCAATCCCTATCTAAAGTCCCTTTGTTAATTGGCATAGATGCAGAATGGGGCTTAAATATGCGGTTAGATAGTACATCTGGATTTCCGTATAACATGACCCTTGGAGCAATTCAGGATGACGCTGTAATAAAAGCAATAGGACAGCAAATAGGTAAACATTCTAAGCGTTTAGGTGTACATTTAAATTTTGCACCTGTAGTAGATATTAATACTAATGCTAATAATCCTATAATTGGTGTTCGCTCGTTTGGCGAAGATAAATTTAATGTTACCCAAAAAGCTATAGCATTCACAGAGGGTCTGCAAAGCGAGGGGGTTTTGGCGTGTGCTAAACATTTTCCTGGACATGGAGATACAGCTACAGATTCGCATAAAACATTACCGGTAGTAAATTTTTCAGAAGAAAGAATACAAAATGTAGAGTTCTATCCTTATAAAGCATTATTTAAAAAAGAGGTTGCTGGTGTTATGGTTGCTCATTTAAGTGTGCCTAGCCTAGAGGCAGAACCAGGGTTGCCCTCTTCATTATCTTATAATATTGTAACAAATATTCTAAAGGGCCAATTAAACTATAAAGGCTTAGTATTTACAGACGCTTTAAACATGAAAGGAGCAGCAAATTTTAAAGCGCCAGGCGATGTAGATTTAGCTGCTTTTAAGGCGGGTAATGATGTATTACTTTTTACCAATAACTCTACAAAAGGGATTTTAAAAATTGTTGAAGCTTATAATAACAACGACATTTCTGAAGCACGTTTAGCGCATTCCGTAAAAAAAATATTAGGTGCAAAATACGATGTTAATTTAAATAAGTTTAAACCTATCGAGATTGAAGGTTTAATAAGTGATCTAAATTCTGATGCAAATGTAGACTTAAATAAAGCTGCGATGAGTAAGGCAATAACCATTTGTAAAAATCAAAATAAGATTTTACCAATTCAGAAAAAATCTGCAGAAAACATAGCGTTTTTAAAATTGGGAGATGGGGATTCAAAACCGTTTTTTAATGCTTTGCAATCAGAACTTAATGTCTATAATATTTCAGATTTAGAAGCATCTGTACGATTAAAAGAACAAAAAAAATATGATAAGGTAATTATTAGTTACCATAGATCTAATTACCGAGATGTAAAAAAAATATCTGCAGAAGACAAGATGTTAATAGAACAGATTGCTAAGAGTAATCACGTTGTTTTAAATGTATTTGCAAGTCAGTATTGTTTAAAAGAATTGCTTTTAGAACATGTTGAAGGTTTAATTATCTCTTATGAAAATACAGATGTTGCTCAACTTACTTCAGCTCAAATTTTAGTGGGTAAAAAAGAAGCTGTTGGGAAATTACCTGCCTCCATTAATGCGGAATTAAAATAAAATTAAAGTCATTTATATTATGATTATTAGGTTTAGTCTACTAGTGTTAATAGTTGCTTGTGTGTCTTGTAATAGTGTTACAAAACATAAAACAGTTAATAGTAATACCTTTAAAAAAGACACTATAATTCGTGTAGGTGCAAACCAGACTACAGAATATTTGCCCTTACTAAAAGGGAAAAGAGTTGGTATTACCGCAAATCAAACTAGTGTTATCTTTAAATCAGACACTCAGTTAGAATACACGCATTTAGTAGATTCTTTATTACTACTCAATATAGATGTGAAAAAAGTGTTTGCACCAGAACATGGATTTCGTGGTCAAGCAGATGCTGGCGAACACATTGCAGATGGTACAGATGCTAAGACGGGATTGCCTATTATATCGCTCTATGGTGCAAATAGTAAACCTTCCAAAGCGAATTTAGAAGATATAGATGTTATGGTTTTCGATATTCAGGATGTTGGTGTGCGTTTTTATACCTATATATCTACGTTACATTATATTATGGAAGCTTGTGCCGAATTGAATATTCCTGTGGTTGTACTAGATCGGCCAAATCCTAACGGTCATTATATTGATGGGCCTATACTTGAAGAGGACCTTAAAAGTTTTGTAGGGATGCATCCTGTTCCAGTAGTTTATGGAATGACTATTGGGGAATATGCAAAAATGATTAATGGTGAAAAATGGTTAAAACAAGGTGTTCAGTGTGATTTAACAGTAGTTAATCTAAAAAACTATGCACACCATTTAGGGTATAATTTGCCTATTAAACCTTCTCCGAATCTCCCAAATGCTGTTGCTGTTAATTTGTACCCAAGTCTTTGTTTTTTTGAAGGCACAACTGTGAGTTGTGGTAGGGGCACAGCTATGCAATTTCAAGTTTTTGGAGCGCCTACATTACCAAGTTCAATATTCGAATTTAGTTTTACTCCTCAGCCAAATTTGGGTTCTAAAGCTCCAAAATATAAGGGAGAACTTTGTTATGGAATGGATTTAAGACGTCAAGTAAAACTACACGATTTAAATTTAGAATGGTTAATCACAGCTTACCATTCGTCTTTAGAAAAAGAGGTGTTTTTTAATGCTTTTTTTTCAAAATTGGCAGGTACTAAAACCTTACAAAAACAGATAGAAAACGGATTATCTAGTCCTGAAATTAAAGCTAAATGGCAATTAGGTCTTAACGCATTTAAAAATACAAGAGCAAATTATTTGCTGTATAAATAATTTATAAGTAAAACTTAAAGTTTAAAACAAAAAATAAAAGATTATGCTAAAAAGTAGTATAGACAAAGCGACAGGATTTGAAAAGCGCTTCGAGAACATCGGGACAGTTGTTTATGAAGATTCAAATTCAGGGTCTAAAGCTGTAGCTAAGGAAATCGCCGAATTAATCCAAGTAAAAGCCTCACAGAAACAGCCTTGTATATTAGGATTAGCCACAGGCTCTTCACCCAAAGGCTTATATGCAGAATTGGTACGTTTACACAAAGAAGAAGGCTTAAGTTTTAAGAATGTAATTTCTTTTAACTTGGATGAATACTATCCTATGGAGCCAGACTCTGTAAACAGTTATGTACGATTTATGAACGAGTTACTGTTTAATCATGTCGATATTTTACCAGAAAACTGTCACATTCCAGATGGAACATTAGCCAAAGAAGAGATTGCAGATTATTGCGATGCTTACGAGTCAAAAATAGAAGCTTTAGGCGGAATAGATTTACAAATATTGGGAATTGGAGGAAATGGCCATATTGGTTTTAACGAATCGGGATCACTACAAAACTCAAAAACGCGATTAGTCGCCTTAGACCACATTACCAGAGTTGCAGCCAGCAGCGATTTTTTAGGATTAAACAACACCCCAAGAACAGCCATTACATTGGGTGTTAAAAAGATTATGGAAGCCCAACGCGTAATATTAATGGCTTGGGGCGAAGGGAAATCTAACATTATAAAACAATCTGTAGAAGGGCAAGTAACTAACTTGGTACCAGCGTCTTTTTTACAAGAACACGATAATGTAACCTTTGTATTAGACAAGGAATCATCTTCTAAACTAACACGAGTAAATACACCTTGGTTGGTAGAAAAAATAGAATGGACGGATAAGTTAGTAAGAA is a window of Formosa sediminum DNA encoding:
- the murQ gene encoding N-acetylmuramic acid 6-phosphate etherase, with the translated sequence MKNKLTTEQASDYNNLEKMSTNELLSSMNVEDKTVPYALERAVPAIEKLVDVIHEKMKAGGRLFYIGAGTSGRLGVLDASECPPTYGVPDDWVIGLIAGGDIALRKAVENAEDNTDLAWEDLKKYNITDKDVLVGIAASGTTPYVIGGVQKAKAHNIITGCVTCNADSPLSLEVDYPIEVVVGPEFVTGSTRMKAGTAQKLALNMISTTVMIKLGRVKGNKMVNMQLSNKKLVKRGVKMIVDELGIDEKLAKTLLLKHNSVRNVINEFNNSSYE
- a CDS encoding exo-beta-N-acetylmuramidase NamZ family protein, yielding MIIRFSLLVLIVACVSCNSVTKHKTVNSNTFKKDTIIRVGANQTTEYLPLLKGKRVGITANQTSVIFKSDTQLEYTHLVDSLLLLNIDVKKVFAPEHGFRGQADAGEHIADGTDAKTGLPIISLYGANSKPSKANLEDIDVMVFDIQDVGVRFYTYISTLHYIMEACAELNIPVVVLDRPNPNGHYIDGPILEEDLKSFVGMHPVPVVYGMTIGEYAKMINGEKWLKQGVQCDLTVVNLKNYAHHLGYNLPIKPSPNLPNAVAVNLYPSLCFFEGTTVSCGRGTAMQFQVFGAPTLPSSIFEFSFTPQPNLGSKAPKYKGELCYGMDLRRQVKLHDLNLEWLITAYHSSLEKEVFFNAFFSKLAGTKTLQKQIENGLSSPEIKAKWQLGLNAFKNTRANYLLYK
- a CDS encoding sodium:solute symporter, whose product is MSATLILLVIALYFVVLLVISHVVSKNTSDDSFYTGDRKSPWQIVAFGMIGAVLSGVTFVSIPGMVGTNYFYYLQFVFGNVVGYVFITYVLVPIYYDLKLVSIYSYLESRFGIKSYKTGSLFFLISQSFGAALRLLLAAKILQYAVFDAFHIPFFVTVLIILILIWLYTHKSGIKTIVWTDTLQTFFLLLAVGVTIYVVKNALNMNLVETTSAVMNHRYFKIFNWDFNSGSNFFKQFISGVLIAVAMVGLDQNMMQKTLTCKNKNEAQRNILTFSLVLAVTQFLFLGLGVLLYMYAQNFGIQLEVENGKFINTDTLFPMLSLNHFGTIASLSFILGITAASFSSADSALTALTTSFTHDFLDIQHENSKVKKALKNRVLFGFSAVIFTIIMVFSQSKGNVISLIFKVAGYTYGPLLGLYMLGIFSTLKVKDSAVPFICVLMPVVTYLLNHYFILWFDFDFGFMNIFVNAFLTVICLILFRDKKNIN
- a CDS encoding glycoside hydrolase family 3 protein — translated: MNKMFIIGVLLLTSLGFFPNPYNIESKSPKEKWVDSIYNSMSLQEKVGQLFMVAAYSNRPKSHVDSIQNLIKKNGIGGLIFFQGGPVRQAKLTNTYQSLSKVPLLIGIDAEWGLNMRLDSTSGFPYNMTLGAIQDDAVIKAIGQQIGKHSKRLGVHLNFAPVVDINTNANNPIIGVRSFGEDKFNVTQKAIAFTEGLQSEGVLACAKHFPGHGDTATDSHKTLPVVNFSEERIQNVEFYPYKALFKKEVAGVMVAHLSVPSLEAEPGLPSSLSYNIVTNILKGQLNYKGLVFTDALNMKGAANFKAPGDVDLAAFKAGNDVLLFTNNSTKGILKIVEAYNNNDISEARLAHSVKKILGAKYDVNLNKFKPIEIEGLISDLNSDANVDLNKAAMSKAITICKNQNKILPIQKKSAENIAFLKLGDGDSKPFFNALQSELNVYNISDLEASVRLKEQKKYDKVIISYHRSNYRDVKKISAEDKMLIEQIAKSNHVVLNVFASQYCLKELLLEHVEGLIISYENTDVAQLTSAQILVGKKEAVGKLPASINAELK